A segment of the Trifolium pratense cultivar HEN17-A07 linkage group LG7, ARS_RC_1.1, whole genome shotgun sequence genome:
TCAATAAGGAAGATACCTTGGTAAAAGAGATAATACGACTCGGCTATGAAATCTTGCCTAGAAGGTTGAAGCcttgttttttgtattttggTATTTATCCTGAAGACTATGAGATTCCAGTGAGACAATTGATACAATTGTGGATAGCTGAAGGGTTTATAACAGAAACTGGGAATGAGAGAATGACTGAAGAGGATGTTGCTGAAGAATACCTAGAAGAGCTCATTCGTCGTAACCTGATTCAAGCGGAAAGTAGAAGGACGGATGGAGGTGTTAAGACATGTAGGATCCACGATCTTCTTCGGGATCTTTGCATGTCTGAGAGCATAGAGGACAACTTTTCACTAGTTCGTACAGATGTCAACATTTTGAAGGAAGGAAAACCGAGGAGATTATCCCTCCATGGTAGCACATCCTATTATATGTCTGAAGGTCTTTTTGATCACTCAAGCACTCGTTCCTTGTTCATTTTCAGCAAAGATGAGTATGAAGGTCATTACTTTAAGGATTGGATTCAGAAGAATTTCAAGCTAATACAAGTGTTGGATATGGGACCAAAAGTGTTACTTTCAAGTTGTGTGCTTGAAGAAATTGAGGAGTCAATTCATCTAAGGTACTTAAGAACAGGAGAATATACTAATACTTTCTCCTTTCCAAAATCTATATACAATCTATGGAATCTAGAAACATTGGACCTTAGGGGTTCACAAGTTATTAATTTGCCTGATGGAATATGGAAGCTTAAGAAACTGCGACATCTTTATATGTCAGGATGGAACGCAACACTTCCCAACATTCCCGGGAGAAAAGTCCTTCCAAATCTCCAAACACTCTCAGTTGTTTGTCTAAATGAGAAAACCGTGGAGCAATTAGAAAAAGGTAAGTTCCCTAATCTGAAAAAATTGGGAGTTGATTGTCTCTTTTGTTACGAAACAAATCCTATTGATTATTTGCGAAGGCTCCAATGCTTAACCCATTTGAATACACTGAAAGTACTTTTTATTAGCAGTGCTTTGACAGATGTAGAAGGATTCCCACCAAACCTTACAAAGATAACATTGAATGGTGGTGATTATATGTCTGAAACTGTGAATCGTTTAGGAAGTCTTTCCAAACTCCGATACTTGAAAATTTCAGGACAACgtgtaaaattaaaattagaatgCACTAAGTCTGGATGCTTCCCACAGCTGCTAGTGCTTAAGATGACAAACCTGGATTTATTGAGTTGGAATTTGGCTGAAGGTTCAATGCCTCATCTTAGACGTTTAGTCTTCAACAACTGCCAATTCACAACCAATATCCCTAGTGTCGAGTCCTTTCCTAgcttaaaagaaatagaaattttgtaagCTCATCGTCTATCTTGCACTGGATGATTAACAAGATTATCTTGACCTGATAAGCACTCAAGGACATTGCACTTGGTATTTAATAACTTGaatttcaatttgttttatttccCTTCATCATTTCAATAAGATGTAAATTTGTTGCTACATTATGTAGCTAGTTTGGCTTTAATTTGTTTGCTGCAGTGTGGTTGTGTTTAGATTTCAATGATTCAATCGTGTGTATTTGTTATGTGTAAAGTTAAGGAAAAAATCTAGTGCCCTTGTGATGTTTAATGCTTTGTAATCTTGTGCACTTTATAAGTCGAATCATGTTTGTTATACAATTCTTTAAAGTTGGTTTGTCATCTTATACCCAAATTGGAGTTAATTACATATGTATTATTTCGTCAATGGTTAAACATTCCAATACTACATATATGTTTTTTTGAAGGAATACTACATATATGTTATTATGCTTAAGAGTTTAATCTTCACACATCTCAATAAcctatgaaattataaaatttaagagATGATTTATATGtatctgataaaaaattattcaacacTGGACACTCTCCAAATGATAGAATAGACCAATGTAACTTGGTCCCTCAATATCCATTCCAACAAGGAAACTTGACAACAATGATATTGATTCATGATATcagtttcttcttcttaatcTTAATCAATCCAACATGCCGCATAGGCATCAAGAAGTTCAATAGCTTCTGTATGGTTTTCAAATAAAGCTCATAATTCTGGTAGAGGATAATTGATAGAggtattttttttgaagaagccaaaatgatataattGATAGAGGTATAAAATGGGAAAACCGTCATTTTAGTCTCTAGAAATATAACTCGTTGTTTCATTAGTCCCTAAGTCAATAGAAAATCCAATTAAATCCTCCCGTCACTTAGTCACTTTAGTCTCTAACGTTAACCACAAACAATTATGTGACTATTGACAATATGACTAAATGACATATATAGTTATGTGTATATGGatcaaaatgaaagaaaaacaaaaatgactGAGCAATTAAATTTGATCGTCGGGAATTCACAACAATGTAAAGAATGTTAATGGTGTTGATCTTGATATTGGTTGTGAAAGTTTAAATCTTTGGAACTAAAAAGAGGGTCAACAAGTTAGGGGGTTTGAACAAAGATATGAAAATTAGGTGAATTTTTGGGTGATGAATTTAAATTTGGATGTGGATTGGTGTATTTGGAAATGTTACTAATGGTGTGTGTGGTGTTGGTAAAGAAGATCATGGTAGTGGAGGTGATTTATGATTTTGGTAGTGATGAGTGATTGGGTTGAAGATGCTGAATGAATACTTATTATCGAAAGAAAATactaataatgacatggatattaattTTGTCCAACTAGTTGCCATGTCAGTAAAGTTGACCCAAAAATGAGGTGATGACCAAaactaaggaaaaaaaattaaagtttgaacCAAAAACttggtttttaaaataagtgaagcaaaacttcaattttttaaaaatagtgcATTTAAACCTACATTATTTTAATTGGGGTATATTATAATggatatttattttgttttgaagggTCGTGCGATTAGAGCATCTCTAATAGTTATATCATTTTGAGTTTTAtacagtgttttaaaaaccggaccggatcGGCCGGTCAAACCGGTCGAATCGGAAACCGGAGCCTGTCCGGTCTAATTCATATGTTGGATCGTTCATGTTGTTGGACCGGCGAGAATCGGAAAAAACCAGTGAACCGGCGGTTTTCCCGAACCGTCGGTTTGATTACACACGCGTTTTATTTCACCCAAAATGCCAAAACAAGtcattttgttattattatttatttaaaaaaaaagaaatagaagaagCTACACGTATAACACATTATGGTACAGAAGCagcaaaaaatagaaaaaattctTGCATCCAataaaatagaagaagaaaacacaACAGAAAGAAAATAGAGAAGAACATAGTTGCTAAGAAGATGCAGGACACAGAAGAAGAAGGATGAATTCAAGGAAAAGAGGAAGAAGAATGAACTAAGTGCAGAGAAACTAAAAGTGTTTGTGGcggcaaaaaaaaatgatatacaGTAGCAATTAGGTTTTCTTTAACAGTTAACACATTTTGAACTTTTTAGCTTTATTCTATGGTTTAACTTTGGGCTTTTTACCATATGGCCCGACtgttattttgtattttttttttcttccattaaaCTTGCATCAATCAAGTAAacaaggaaatttttttttctacccctacatttatcactttaccccaacatattttaaaatattcctaTTTTACCCTTATCTTAttctagtaatttttttttcggtatattaattttaccggaacacttttgaCAAGTGTTCCGGTGTACAAAAATTTTGggaattgttttctttttaccggaacactttaaaaaaactGTTCCGGTACATATTATAACCAGAATTACATACCGGAACATTGATGTAGTGAAAATTGGAGAATTTTTTAACtattaccggaacacttttaaaAGTGTTCCGGCATGTTTTGCAACAATTGATTTCAGCTTTACCGTGTGAAAATACCTGTAACTTGCGGTTGTCCCGGAACACTTGATTTGGCTTTGTTATAGGTTGAAGGGGAATGTTGTTTAAGTTACAGGGTGAAAAGGTTCTATCCACCAATATTCACCGCAGCATGTAGCACCtgcaaaaaaatatacaaattttaaaaccATGACATCAAATCAGCATAATAGAAAGACATAGATGAATGATGAATACCCGCTTTGTTCTCTCAAGGTCAAACTCAACGGACTTTATTCTATCCAAGGAATCCATAAGCATTTGCTCCTTCTCCAAAGGCATGCCGTCAGGTTTGTTGTTAAGTTCGTTAAATACGTTTTCTAGCCTCTGAAGACGTTGTTCGCAAGGAAGAATATAATCTCGTTCAGTACTTGCTTCAATAGCCACTGAATGATTATTAATGTTGCGTTCGGTGGAATTTGATGGGTGAACAATGTTCTGTGTTCTCCCATAAAATGTTAGATCAATTACTCAACAATATTGGTGGATATCCGTGGATTTGTAGGAACTCTTGGCTAATTGTTCAACCATGGGATGGGATGGGATAGGGACACTGATCCGCAAACCCTTGTTTTCAATCATGTCCTTATCTGGATACAAAATTAATGGGGGAAAGAAAGCCTTGGTGCTCTAATGGGTGGGAAAAGTGGAAGCTTCAGAACTCTATGAAGTATGAATATCCAATTTAATGGGGGAAAGAAAGCCTTGGTGCTCTATCTGGATACAAAATTAACTTGCGGTTGTCCCTGAAATCAATTGTTGCaaaacataccggaacacttttaaaagtgttccggtaatagttaaaaaattcttcaattttcacTATAccagtgttccggtatgtaatTCTAGTTATAATATGTACCGGAacagttttttttaaagtgttccggtaaaaagaaaataattccCAAAATTTTTGTACACCGGAACACTTGtcaaaagtgttccggtaaaattaacataccgaaaaaaaaaattactagaaTAAGATAAGGGTAAAAtaggaatattttaaaatatgttggggtaaagtgataaatgtaggggtagaaaaaaaaaatttcagtaAACAAACATAGCATATATATAacgataaaaaataatttcattcccaaactgtttttatttttggctcTAATATTCTAAATTAGTTAAAGAAAATCTAaagtattatttttgttaaaaagcaatacttttattaaaatataaagtaTTATTAATGTTCTACAAAATTGCATCccaaaattctttaaaaaaaaaaattgcatccAAAATGAGAATGTATAGGATTTGAATTTAAGAAATTGTGACTTTATggcatttttaaattttttaagtgttattatttttttaaaagaccaAGTTATccggtttaataactatattTGAATAACATTTTTCATTATAGAGACCGGTTTTATCCGGTTTagtcatgcggttcgaccagtgacccagtggttcgaccagTGAACCAATGACCTAGTACCCTCACCGATTTGATGACCGGTCtcagtggcggaaccaggaaATAAAATTCGGGTGGGCCGCTAATAagcacaattttattttttttaaaaaaaattgttcataaaaaaagtaaattgcataCTTTAAATAATATTCCAGATGTGTTAAGCAGCTTGAAATTATCAATAACTTACtttaaactaatatttgcacaaaattgattatcaaaaaataatatattttattatattatataaaaaataatgattggtttttaattcaaaatagtttgtgtatttttagaaaaaaataaataaatagaaactatccattttttgtactgaaaatcaactgttttgtttttttgtacctataaataaataaaatatcttttttggaaTCCAAAAATTGTGGCCGGAGAGTGTTTTTTTAACGaggaaaacataaaaaattcaaaaattaatgcTGGTGAGGGTTGAACCAGCGCCCTTTGGGTAAACAAGCGTCCCAATCCGCTGGGCTACACCATCAACTTTGTAATTTTACGCttcatttaatatatatacagtatatattttaaattttataaattttaccaagggtatttaagtaatttcatattttttttggggTGGGCCATGACCCTCCCAAGCCACCCCCTGGGTCCGCTACTGACCGGtctggtttttaaaacattgatttcATATATTACTAACAATAGTTCCTACAATGTCATGTTAATCTTGATAGCATTTTAacaagagtttaattgttgtgcaccgtcggtgtaaaagttttttacacatacatccaataacgcgttgccacatcacttaatgaatgtgacacttcatgtgtttttaattaccatacatgatgtgtcgttATACTATTGGACGAATGTGCAAAatatctttacaccgacggtgcatataaattaaattcttttaacaAATGTACTAAATTAATGAATTAATAAAAAGTTCGTAACCACATGAATTGAGATTAATTCTAAAAACTAACAATTACAAAGTTTACTTATTGAAAGTTTACTTATGTAATAAAATAAGGAGGTTTGCAAATTTGGAGggtaaaataattaaaaataacaatgatTAAAATGATTAGGACTTTCGAATCCCCTCTTTTTCACTACTTGGTAATAAATATTTATCTAGAATCatgataatttataaaaatagatgaaatttcttactaactaatttttttatttcgttatGGTTACCTAATTATATCTTCGTTAATGAAAGTGTTCCTTTCcgacaattttattaaaaaaatgttagttCTTGCACAAAGTAGCaatattcatcttcttcattcgATTATTCTTCATCTTCGTCAAACCAaacccaaatatttttttaaagcaatCAAAACTCAGTtacattcttcttcttcttcaatcaaaCCCACTTCAAACAGTCCTAGCAAAAACAACTCAAATCTACAAAATtttaactctttcaaaatctcaaatcttcaaacaaaatttataaatcCCTAAATCTCCAAATTAATTGTCatctaaaatatttattgagGTCTATGGTAGATTGTCTGCAATATTGGACACCTTataaatttggagttaaaaGTGTTGTTGTGTTGGGTCATGAGGGGTCCGAGGATTTTCACATCGGGCCTTAAACAAACACAAGTGAGGTGAACACCATATTTTTACTCcaaaccttaagacattagatttatgggtcctctcacttataaaccatTCAACATTCACTTTTTCATCGACGTGAGACTCAAttcacacttgaaataccaacaaaAGTTAACGGAAGTAACCAATTTGATTACCGGTATATAGTTAAGGGATCTAAACTGACATTTATTAATTAAGAGACCAAAGTGAAACCAACAATTTAATTAAGAACCAAAAGAGTAATTCAACCTAAATGATTTCTTTTAGTTCGGTTCATAAATTGCCAAAATATGAAAAACATTAAAGACAAGGAATAACTGATTCTAAACTTTTAATTACATATGAGTAAACTTATTAATTCATCACATAGTTCAAGTAGTTCTTAAGAGGATAATCTAATATCCTAATCTTTAGATACATTATAATAATACAAACATTGCAAAAGAGTTCAGAAATGTATAGGGATGAACTGTGGTCTTCAATCTTGCTTACAAGAAATGAATCCTAGGTCTTCATCCTTCATAAATGctccaataataattttttcttccaaaattcAGAACCCTTTCACTGAtttaacaattttcttttacaGAAAAATTAGGGACACATGTGCTCGCCTCGTGGATAGAACCACTTGCCTCGCGAGTTTGAAAATAGACACCTGACACTTTGTCATTGAAACCTAGTTGCGAGGCAGGTCAAATCGCTCACGAGGCGAATAAGGCAAGGAGTAGAGGCTGAACATCACGAACAAACTCACCTCGCGAACATTCACACTCGTAAGCCAgatgaaacataaaaa
Coding sequences within it:
- the LOC123896426 gene encoding putative late blight resistance protein homolog R1A-10, whose amino-acid sequence is MADTVVNLLLTNLTQLLKDEAKLLSGVEEKVLLLQQELGRINAFLRGSEGKRDGHEVVKAVVGQIRDVAYEAQDVIDNYVVDVVHHRIKEGNSPLCYQKKKRKKEKKGKPEKFFHNFKHGTMLHNVNNQIEMIKSKIKDIYDNKDKYDINEGESVARAMEALTMAEMVERRRREVEEDEVVGFDRYATEIINLIVKENTSREVLSIIGMVGCGKTTLARKVYKDPQISKLFDCCAWEFVTKDFNAKELLLSLLRSFEAIPEDELKRIKKEKNEEESESNAKTQEITMLKNTLRDYLSDMRYLIVLDDMWSSQVLEDIGDAFPDDNMGSRILITSRSEEVASKICTIEPYKLKPLNDEDSWILLSKKVFRGEKCPPNLETVGRIIANACKGLPLSIVVIARILRSKEKSERVWEKVTESVNWFINKEDTLVKEIIRLGYEILPRRLKPCFLYFGIYPEDYEIPVRQLIQLWIAEGFITETGNERMTEEDVAEEYLEELIRRNLIQAESRRTDGGVKTCRIHDLLRDLCMSESIEDNFSLVRTDVNILKEGKPRRLSLHGSTSYYMSEGLFDHSSTRSLFIFSKDEYEGHYFKDWIQKNFKLIQVLDMGPKVLLSSCVLEEIEESIHLRYLRTGEYTNTFSFPKSIYNLWNLETLDLRGSQVINLPDGIWKLKKLRHLYMSGWNATLPNIPGRKVLPNLQTLSVVCLNEKTVEQLEKGKFPNLKKLGVDCLFCYETNPIDYLRRLQCLTHLNTLKVLFISSALTDVEGFPPNLTKITLNGGDYMSETVNRLGSLSKLRYLKISGQRVKLKLECTKSGCFPQLLVLKMTNLDLLSWNLAEGSMPHLRRLVFNNCQFTTNIPSVESFPSLKEIEIL